The DNA sequence CCTGGGTCGCCGGGTCCTCACCGGCCGCATCCACCTGCGCGCCGGCGACCGGGGAAAACCCCTGGCCGCCGAGATGAATCGCTGGGTGGCGCACAGCCGCGAGCGGCTGACCCGGTTCCAGGCCCACGCCAGGGAGTGCGAGGCGCTGGTGCAGCGCTGCGAGGAGGCGGCCGGCAGGGGCGACGCGGGGGCGCTCCGGGGCGCCCTGGCCCAGATGCGGCGCATGGGGGAGGGGGCTTTCCGGCCAGCCCGGGATTGAGCCTTCGAGGCCGGGTGACGTCGCATCTTGACACGCTCGCGGGTTTGAACTATTCACCACATGCAATTGTCCTGCTGTGCTGTTTTCTTGTTGGGAAGAGGAAGAGTCATGAAGAACGGGTACACCGAGCGGATTATCGGTCGCCTGCGCCAGGAAGGGCTCAAGGTGACTCCCCAGCGCATCGCCGTGCTGCGCCACATGGACGGCAACACCGCGCACCCGTCCGTGGAACAGATCCACCGGCAGGTGGCCGTGGACTTTCCCACCATCTCGCTTGCAACGGTCTACAACACCCTCGATACCCTGGAGCGCATCGGGGAGGTCCAGGCCATCACCATCGATCCCGCCCGCAAGCACTACGATCCCGAAACCCGGCTCCACCACCACCTGATGTGCACCGAGTGCCGCAAGATCGCCGACGTGTTCGCCGACTACTCCTCCGTGCTGCGGGTGCCCGAGGAGCTCTCGGCGCAGTTTCGGGTGCAGGAGGCGTCCGTCTGTTTCCGGGGCATCTGCCGGGACTGCGCCCAGTAGCCGCCGGGGTGAGATCTTTCCCTCCCCGTCTTTTCCTGATCCTTGCCGCGCTCGCCGCCTTCGCGACCTCCGCCGGGGCGCAGGGGGGCATCCTCACAGGTGAGGTGGAGTGGTCGGGGGTCGTCCGGGTGTCCGAGGACGTCCTGGTCGCCCCCGGCGCCACCCTCACCGTCCTCCCGGGCACGCACGTGCTCTTTGCCGAGGCCCTGAGCACCCGCACCGACCCCGTCTTCTGGAGCCCGGGCACCGAGCTCGCCGTGGCGGGGCGCCTTCGGGTCCAGGGCACCCCCGA is a window from the Thermodesulfobacteriota bacterium genome containing:
- a CDS encoding Fur family transcriptional regulator, with the translated sequence MKNGYTERIIGRLRQEGLKVTPQRIAVLRHMDGNTAHPSVEQIHRQVAVDFPTISLATVYNTLDTLERIGEVQAITIDPARKHYDPETRLHHHLMCTECRKIADVFADYSSVLRVPEELSAQFRVQEASVCFRGICRDCAQ